Part of the Deltaproteobacteria bacterium genome is shown below.
CGCCTCGATCGCGGCTTCCGCCTCGGCGAGGGAGGAGGCCGTGTCGACCTCGAACCCCTCCTTCTTGAAGAAGAGTTCGAGCACCTTCCGAAGGCTCTGCTCGTCGTCGACGACGAGTACGTACTCTTTCAAGCCGTCTCCTTGGACCGAACCGCGGGGTCAGCCCCCGGGTGCGGACAACTTCTTATAGTAGTTCCCCGGCCTTTTTTCCACCAGATTCGCCAGTTCCATTTCCATCAGGCACGGAAGGAGCTCCTGGACCGGCACGGACACGGCCTCCGCGATCTCCCCCACGTGCAGCTCCCCGGACAGCGCGGCGAGCACCCGCTCCGCGACCCCCCCGACGGCAACGGGGGGCGGACACCCGAGAACGCCATGAACGTCCGCGACGGAGCAGACCGGGGTCGCCCCCTCCCGCAGCAGGCGGTTGCTCCCGGCCGTGTGGGCGAACCAGGGG
Proteins encoded:
- a CDS encoding DNA-processing protein DprA, whose translation is KGAIFSEYPPGSLPLPHRFPERNRIVSGLSRGVIVAEAPERSGALITARLALEQGRDVMVVPGNPWFAHTAGSNRLLREGATPVCSVADVHGVLGCPPPVAVGGVAERVLAALSGELHVGEIAEAVSVPVQELLPCLMEMELANLVEKRPGNYYKKLSAPGG